The Hugenholtzia roseola DSM 9546 DNA window AGAAATAGATTGGGAAAATCAAATAGAAAAAGATTTTCTTTTAGAAAGATTAAGTCAATATGAAAATTGGCTTTCTAATTTACGTATTCTCGACCCTGCCTGTGGGTCTGGTGCATTTTTAAATCAAGTTTTGAGTTTTCTAATTTATGAATATCGTTGGATAGAAAGCCTAAAATTAGGTATTTTACCTCCACCCAAGCCCAAACTTACACAAAAAGATTCGCAAGAAAATGTAGGAAATATTTTTGAAAAGCCCTTGCCAATGCCTACAACCAAACCAAAAGAAAAGAATTTTATTCATAAAATCTTAGAAAATAATATTTTTGGCGTTGATTTAAATTCTGAAAGTGTATCTATTACAAAACTTTCACTCTGGCTCAAAACAGCGCAAATGCGGCAAAGACTGAACGAGCTTGCAGACAACATCAAAGTAGGCAATTCTTTGATAGACGACTCCGAAATAGACCCCAAAGCCTTCGAGTGGCGAAAAGAATTTCCACAAGTTTTTGAAGAACAAGACACTGAAAATCAAGGATTTAGTATCATTATAGGCAATCCTCCTTATGTGCGACAGGAGCTGCTATCAGAAAAACACAAAAACTATTTTTCTAAAAAATATCCCGAAGTATATAGCGGTGTAGCCGACTTATATGTTTATTTTTATAGTAAAGCCTTAGAACTACTGCAAAAAAATGGCATCTTGGCTTATATCACGCCCAACAAATGGTTTAAGACCAAATATGGCGAAGGGCTGCGCCGCCTCTTGCAACCACTACAAATTCAGCAAATAGTTGATTTTTTTGAACTACCTGTTTTTGAAGATGCCGCCACAGAGCCACAAATTATTATTTTATCAAATCAAAAAACAAATACAAATTTTTACTACTTTCCCGTTACCAAAAAGCTATTGGGAGAGGCGGGAATTGTCTATTTTGCGGACAAACTGACTACAAAAATTGAGATAAAAAAAGAGCTATTAAATACAAACGAATGGGTCTTTACTACGGAAGAAAAACAAGAGTTACTTCATAAAATAAAATATCCAAAAAAATTAAAAGTGCTACCACTTCGCGATTATGCAAACCAAAATATTTACAGAGGCATTACTACTGGGCTTAATCGCGCCTTTATTATAGACCACAAAATACGTGAAAAATTGATAAAGGAAGACTATAAAAGCAATGAACTTATAAAGCCTTATTGTCAGGCTACAGATATTAAAAAGTGGCATCTGGAAAATAAAAAAATGCACTTTTTAATCAATACAGGTTATGATATTGAAATAAGTAAAAATTCGTATCCCGCCATTTTCAACTACCTAAAAGCCTTTGAAAAAGAGCTAAAAGCAAGACAAGACCAAGGAAAAACGCATTTCAACCTGCGCCCCTGCAACTATTACGCTGAATTTGAAAAGCCCAAAATTATGTATATCCATACGGCAGTAAGGCATGAATTTTACTATGATGAAAAAGGTTATTTTTTAAATAATTCGGCATACTTTATTTCCCAAGCGGATAGGTTTTTGTGCGCTTTCCTAAACTCGAAACTTTTTGATTTCTACAAAAAACTTACCTTTGTAGCCTATGGAAACCCCGAAGAAAGAGGACGAAACAAATTAGATTTTAATAAAATGATACAAGTACCTATTCCTTGCATAGAGGAAGAAGACAAGCTATTTTTTCAAGAAAAACATCAAATTTTGCAGCAAAAATCAGAGGCTTTCTATAAAAAAGATAACGCCTTCAAGACGATTTTTAGCGGAGAATTTAAACTTTCAAAATTATCAAAAAAATTAGAAAAGTGGCATTGGCTTGAATGGGCAGCATTTCAAACCGAAATAGAAAAACAAAAAGGGCAAATTCCCACCAAGCGAAAAATGGAGTGGCTCGAACTTTTTGAGCAAGAAGGCGAACTATTGCGCAACCTCGAACAGCAAATTGAGCAGGAAGAAAAGCAGCTTAATGAGAAAATTTACCAAATTTATGATTTATCTAAAAAGGAAATTGAGATAATAGAACACGAGTATGGATATTAGCCAAACCATTTTTTTAGTCGGCACGCATACTTTTTTTCGAAAAAATTTGGTATTGTGTTTGCAAATGCTTTACTTGCATAAAATTTTACCAATAAGCAAGATTACGATATAAAATCGGCATAAAACCCCTACAAACAGATAGTAGGCACTCTCTTTTCTGCGTTTTTAGTAGGAAAAGAAAGTGAGGCTTTCGCTGCGCAATTCCTTAGCATTGCTAAAAAAAGAACGCGCCATTTTTACCTAACCCGATAAGCCTCCCATGTCTGAAAAATCCCTTTCTACGCCCTCTGCTCCTATCGAGGGAACAGTTCGTTTGGTAACGGAAAAACCGTTGTCGTCTGATTTTCAATACTTTTTGAGTGCGCAAGCCCTTGAATTTTTAGTAGCTTTGCACCAGAAATTCGAGCCTGTGCGTCAGGCTTTGCTCGATAGGCGCGAAGTTACGCAAAAGGCGATTGATGCAGGGCAGATGCCCACTTTTCCCAAAGAAACACAAGCCATTCGGAAGGACGCTACGTGGCAAGTTGCGCCAATCCCTGCCGACTTACAGGATAGGCGTGTGGAAATTACGGGACCAGTGGAGCGCAAGATGATGATAAACGCGCTCAATTCAGGTGCTAAAATTTTTATGGCAGACTTTGAAGATGCCAATTCGCCTACTTGGGAAAACGCTTTGCAAGGTCAGCGCAACTGTTATGATGCCATTCGCAAACAGATAGATTTTTACGACGAAAAAAAAGACAAACATTACAAACTAAATGCAGAAACTGCCGTCCTGTTGGTGCGTCCGCGCGGTTGGCACTTGTCGGAAAAGCACTTGCTCATCGATGGCGTACCGATTTCGGGTTCGCTCTTCGATTTTGGCTTGTATGTTTTTCACAATACCCAAGAGATGCTCAAAAGAGGAACAGCACCTTATTTTTACTTGCCCAAATTAGAAAACCATTTAGAGGCACGTCTTTGGAACGACGTTTTTGTTTTTGCACAAAATTATTTAGCAATTCCGATAGGAACTTTCAAAGCCACTGTGCTTTTAGAAACCATTTTAGCAGCCTTTGAGATAGAGGAAATACTTTACGAACTGCGCGAGCATATTGTTGGTATCAATGCAGGTAGATGGGATTATATCTTTTCGGCAATCAAAAAATTTAGGAATGTCGTGCAGCAGCCTTTGCCCGACCGCGCCCAAATTACGATGACCGTCCCTTTTATGCGTGCCTATACCGAGCTTTTGGTTCATTTTTGCCACAAACGCGGTGCGCATGCGATTGGGGGCATGTCTGCATTTATTCCTACCAAAAACGACGCTAACATCAATGCAAAAGCCTTCGAGCAGGTACGAAAAGACAAAGAACGCGAGGCTGCCGACGGTTTTGATGGCTCTTGGGTAGCACACCCCGATTTAGTTCCTATTGCAAAGGCGGTCTTTGATGCTAAATTTGGCGACAAGCCTCACCAAAAAGAGCGGTTGCGCAACGACGTAGTAGTGGAAAAGATGGAAACCCAACTTCTTGATTTTCAGATAGAAGGGGGAAAAATCACCGATTCGGGTATTAGGCTCAATATCAGCGTGGCACTGCGCTATGTTAGTGCGTGGCTCAATGGCGTAGGGGCTGCCGCCATTTTCAATTTGATGGAAGATGCAGCCACAGCCGAGATTTCGCGTACCCAACTTTGGCAGTGGCTTTTTCACCCCAAAGCCCAACGCTATCAGGCAGAAGAAAATGGCGAGGCGGCTTATTTTCCCATTACGGCGGCATACCTCAAATCTTGTTTTGAAGAAGAATATCAGAAAATTGTAACCGAATTGGGCGAAACACAAAGTCTTGCTTTGCGCTACCCAGAGGCGCGAGAGATTTTGGAAAAATTGGTCTTTTCACCTGATTATCAAGACTTTCTCACCACTTCGGCTTACGAAAGGCTCTAAGTCGAGCCTTCTAAAAAATAACCAACAATCAACACCTGCACCTTTTCTTTTTGGTATTTTATTCATTCTTACCCCCTTTTTAGTCATGACTTCAAACGGAACATCTCCTTTTGCGCATCGCAACGCAAGTGAATTAGCAAACGAATGGAAAAATAGCCCCCGTTGGGCAGGTATCAAGCGCGATTACAGTGCGGACGAGGTAGCCAAATTGCGCGGCAGCGCGCGTTTAGAGCATACTTTGGCGCGTATGGGTGCGGAAAGGCTTTGGAAACTTTTAAATGAAGAGGATTTTGTGCCTGCCTTGGGTGCGATTACGGGCAATCAGGCTGTCCAGCAGGTAAAGGCAGGTTTGAAGGCAATTTATATGAGCGGTTGGCAGGTAGCAGCCGATGGCAATAATGCAGGTCAGATGTATCCCGACCAAAGTTTGTACCCTGCCGATAGCGTGCCTGCCATGGTCAAGCGCGTCAATAATGCCCTTTTGCGTGCCGACCAAATCGAGCAGGCAGAAGGTAAAGAGCCAATTCAGTGGTTTGCGCCCATTGTAGCCGATGCAGAAGCTGGTTTTGGGGGCGTTCTCAATGCCTATGAACTGATGAAAGCCATGATTGAAGCGGGTGCTTCGGGCGTTCATTTTGAAGACCAACTTTCTTCCGCTAAAAAGTGCGGACACATGGGCGGCAAGGTCTTAGTGCCTACTTCGGAGGCGGTGCAAAAATTGAAGGCGGCGCGTTTGGCGGCAGATGTTTTGGACGTGCCTACGGTGCTGATTGCGCGTACAGATGCCAATGGTTCATACCTGATAACCAGCGACATAGACCCTGCCGATAAGCCCTTTATTAGCCAAGAGGCGCGTACCGCCGAAGGCTTTTTTATCCTCAAAGGGGGCATAGAGGCGGCAGTAGCACGCGGTTTGGCTTACGCGCCTTATGCTGATGTCATTTGGTGTGAAACCTCGAAGCCTGATTTAGAAGAAGCGCGTTATTTTGCCAAAAAAATACACGAAAAATACCCTCACAAACTTTTAGCCTACAACTGCTCGCCTTCCTTTAATTGGTCAGCAAATTTAGAGGCTGCCACGATTGCACATTTTCAAGAAGAGTTAGGCAAGATGGGCTATAAGTTTCAATTCGTAACCTTAGCAGGGTTTCATAGCCTCAATATGGGCATGTATGAGCTGGCACTCAAATACAAAAGCGAAGGCATGGCAGCCTATTCGCGCCTGCAAAACAAGGAATTTGACTATGAGGAAAAAGGCTACACAGGCACAAAGCACCAACGTTTCGTAGGCGCAGGCTATTTCGACCAAGTCGCGCAAGCCATCATGGGCGAAGGACTTTCTACTGCCGCCCTCAAAGGCTCTACCGAAGAAGAGCAGTTTAATCCCACGCCGTCGCATTTGTAGTTTTTTTTGATAAAAAGATGACAGAACTAACAGTTTTTTTTTAAACTGTTAGTTTTTAACTAATTAAATATTTTAATATTTTAACTAAAAAACTTTATTATACCTTTAATGAACTGCTTATAGCTTTCAGACCTGTTATTTTGAGGGTCAATGTCCAAATAGGGTGCAATAGCTCTGGCAGAAGCTCCCTTTTGAAATTCTGGTAGGATTTTACCTAACTCCTCTGCTGCGTTGTTGAGATTGTCTGGATTCCGAAACTTAGCTTGTCCTGCAAACTTTTGTGCATTGAAGCGAGGATAGGCGGCTTGTATTGCACGAAAATCCCCTAAATACCAAGATTCCAATTCTCTGCAAGCAATTCTTATCAGAAAAGGAGCAGGATTTTCTTGATTGTTTGCATCTTGACACAATTTTATTAAATCATGTTTAAGTTCTGTGCAATTATGACTGTCTTGGTCATGCACGATGACAATGCCTGTACGCTCATGAAAATGAGAAAAGGTTTTAACTTTACGTGGGATAGATTTTTGTAAATCTTGCTTTCCTTGATGAGAACGCACAAAATAGTTCTGACCTAAAACCCATTTTTGAGGCAAAATCTTAGGCAAAATCTCTTCTAACACGTCCCGCATAGATGGTTCTTCAGTTAAGATTTCTACTCTTGTCATAAAGTTTTAAATTAAGCTCTTAATTCCACTTCCTTTTAAGTAGCCCTGTGTCCACAAATAACCCAAGGCATCACCCTCTTTGACCAAATTCTGAACAACTTTATCATCTTTAGCTCGCTGAACTTGCGTATATCCGTCTTTTTTATAGAGCCAAAAAAGTTCCTCTATTTTGAGGTGATTCACAAAATCAGGCGAGTGAGTTGAAATAAAAACTTGTCCCTGCTGCGCATACTCTCTAAACTCTTCGGCTAACTCCCTCAAAAGTTCAGGATGCAAATAATTCTCAGGCTCTTCTACACAAAGGAGTGGATGTGGAGTTGGGTCGTTGAGTAAAATTAAGTAAGCAAACATTTTTATAGTTCCGTCAGATACGTAACGCGATATAAAAGGGTCCTTGAAAGTGCCGTCTTTAAATTGAAGGACAATACGACCATCTATGGTTTTTGTGGCTCGTACTTCGGAAATTCCTGGTATGCGTTTTTTCATCTTCCCTAAGATTTGTTCAAAAATAGGTCTATGGTTTTCATAAATATACTCTGTAACTTGAGCTAAATTGTTTCCATTTCTTGAAAGATGTTCACTAAGCCCTGTTTCCTCTATATTTTGGGCAGCCTGAATTTGAAAATTAGAAACAAACCAATTTTCTAACAACCTACGAAAAGTGCTAATTGCCTTAAATTTTTTGAATTGACCCAAGCCTTTGATAGCCAAAATATCAGGAGATTCTAAAACTTGCTCTTCTCGTTGGTCTTTAAACTCTTGCTTGGCTTCTGCAAATTCTGCTTCGTTTATAATCGCACTACCGCGCCCCCTTGAGAAATCTAAAAAACGATAAGGACGACCGCGACTGCCTCGCCTATAGCTCAATACTTCTTTAGTTACGATAGGAGATTTGTTTTCACTCAACCCAATAGAAAGTTCATACGTAACCAAGGGGGAGCCCGGTGTATCTCTAAATTTCAACTCAAATTCTATATCACCTGTGCTATTGCGAGAAATAACCTCATCAAACCCTCCGCGTTGATGAAGTGCGTGTTTAACGTTATGATGCAAAGCACTACTAAGGAAGCCAAAAACATCAAAAAGCGTAGTCTTTCCTGACCCATTAGCACCTAAAAAGACGCACAAGTTAGGGAAGTCACGTATTTCCATGTTATGAAACACTTTAAAATTTTTAACTTTTAGTTTTTCAATTTTCATATTTTTATAAAAAATTGTTTTTGTAATAACTATTTAGTCTAACTACTTCTATTTAAAACTACTCTTGAAGCAGTTAAAGACCTGGCAAATATAGTAAAAAATATCTAAATGCAAATTAAAAAGTCATAGAAAGTCAAAAAAATAACACCTCACCTCCGCTTGGTGGTTTTTGTGTGCGAAACAGTTTTTTTCTTTTTAGTGGAGGAGTGGTTTAGGCTGTGTGTAGATTTTTTCTGTGAAGAAGTGCCATGGCTTAGATTTTGTGCCTCTACGCGCCTTTTTGCCATCATCTTATCGAGCAGTGTCGTGCGCAGGCGGCGTGTCCTTTGGATAATCTGGGTGCGTTGGTCTTCGCTTGCTGTGGTGCTTTCCGATTCTTGGGATAGAACTTGGTCGCAAAGATTGAGGGCAGTTTCGCCCTCCCCTATAAGGGTTAGGTATTCCCAATAAAGTTCGCGCCATTGCAGGCTATCTTGAAAATAATATTGATAAAGATAGTCTAAATTAGATTTTTCCGTTTGAGCGCGTGCCTGATACGCCTCTTGTGAGGACGCATTTTGTAGCCCCCAAAGTAAATCTTGCAGCAAAACAAGGGAAGTTTGA harbors:
- a CDS encoding Eco57I restriction-modification methylase domain-containing protein, with the translated sequence MSLFQKNVLKEYAQAQNSEAVQQAFEKFKTHFGNPQMQELILTAKEEQYQEGFLKDLMVEVFGYTLFPSPDYDLITEFKNPNNAKKADAVLLKKNPTQNKESAEINSQVWAIIELKDTRTSFLKIVESQAFGYKNQHPNCRYVITSNFKELWFYIDNAYDYEAFDLFNLTLPEFAKLYTLIQKDNLFSNLPIEIKNKSIAREQELTLAFYDDYQAFKDHLFINIALLNKKQDKFLLFEKTQKLLDRIIFLCFASAKGLLPANMIKILIQQWEYLNDIGEPVTLYSRFVKYFSFIDKGFKSRIFDIFAYNGGLFAPDPLLDGLQIQDETLRMRCEWIARYDFDTDIDINVLGHIFEHSLNELDQKRLELMEDLAEIEAGNLPKNMGKRKADGIFYTPIYITQYMVEETIGVACRSKKRVLEIEEIEIDWENQIEKDFLLERLSQYENWLSNLRILDPACGSGAFLNQVLSFLIYEYRWIESLKLGILPPPKPKLTQKDSQENVGNIFEKPLPMPTTKPKEKNFIHKILENNIFGVDLNSESVSITKLSLWLKTAQMRQRLNELADNIKVGNSLIDDSEIDPKAFEWRKEFPQVFEEQDTENQGFSIIIGNPPYVRQELLSEKHKNYFSKKYPEVYSGVADLYVYFYSKALELLQKNGILAYITPNKWFKTKYGEGLRRLLQPLQIQQIVDFFELPVFEDAATEPQIIILSNQKTNTNFYYFPVTKKLLGEAGIVYFADKLTTKIEIKKELLNTNEWVFTTEEKQELLHKIKYPKKLKVLPLRDYANQNIYRGITTGLNRAFIIDHKIREKLIKEDYKSNELIKPYCQATDIKKWHLENKKMHFLINTGYDIEISKNSYPAIFNYLKAFEKELKARQDQGKTHFNLRPCNYYAEFEKPKIMYIHTAVRHEFYYDEKGYFLNNSAYFISQADRFLCAFLNSKLFDFYKKLTFVAYGNPEERGRNKLDFNKMIQVPIPCIEEEDKLFFQEKHQILQQKSEAFYKKDNAFKTIFSGEFKLSKLSKKLEKWHWLEWAAFQTEIEKQKGQIPTKRKMEWLELFEQEGELLRNLEQQIEQEEKQLNEKIYQIYDLSKKEIEIIEHEYGY
- the aceB gene encoding malate synthase A; translated protein: MSEKSLSTPSAPIEGTVRLVTEKPLSSDFQYFLSAQALEFLVALHQKFEPVRQALLDRREVTQKAIDAGQMPTFPKETQAIRKDATWQVAPIPADLQDRRVEITGPVERKMMINALNSGAKIFMADFEDANSPTWENALQGQRNCYDAIRKQIDFYDEKKDKHYKLNAETAVLLVRPRGWHLSEKHLLIDGVPISGSLFDFGLYVFHNTQEMLKRGTAPYFYLPKLENHLEARLWNDVFVFAQNYLAIPIGTFKATVLLETILAAFEIEEILYELREHIVGINAGRWDYIFSAIKKFRNVVQQPLPDRAQITMTVPFMRAYTELLVHFCHKRGAHAIGGMSAFIPTKNDANINAKAFEQVRKDKEREAADGFDGSWVAHPDLVPIAKAVFDAKFGDKPHQKERLRNDVVVEKMETQLLDFQIEGGKITDSGIRLNISVALRYVSAWLNGVGAAAIFNLMEDAATAEISRTQLWQWLFHPKAQRYQAEENGEAAYFPITAAYLKSCFEEEYQKIVTELGETQSLALRYPEAREILEKLVFSPDYQDFLTTSAYERL
- the aceA gene encoding isocitrate lyase gives rise to the protein MTSNGTSPFAHRNASELANEWKNSPRWAGIKRDYSADEVAKLRGSARLEHTLARMGAERLWKLLNEEDFVPALGAITGNQAVQQVKAGLKAIYMSGWQVAADGNNAGQMYPDQSLYPADSVPAMVKRVNNALLRADQIEQAEGKEPIQWFAPIVADAEAGFGGVLNAYELMKAMIEAGASGVHFEDQLSSAKKCGHMGGKVLVPTSEAVQKLKAARLAADVLDVPTVLIARTDANGSYLITSDIDPADKPFISQEARTAEGFFILKGGIEAAVARGLAYAPYADVIWCETSKPDLEEARYFAKKIHEKYPHKLLAYNCSPSFNWSANLEAATIAHFQEELGKMGYKFQFVTLAGFHSLNMGMYELALKYKSEGMAAYSRLQNKEFDYEEKGYTGTKHQRFVGAGYFDQVAQAIMGEGLSTAALKGSTEEEQFNPTPSHL
- a CDS encoding DUF4276 family protein — protein: MTRVEILTEEPSMRDVLEEILPKILPQKWVLGQNYFVRSHQGKQDLQKSIPRKVKTFSHFHERTGIVIVHDQDSHNCTELKHDLIKLCQDANNQENPAPFLIRIACRELESWYLGDFRAIQAAYPRFNAQKFAGQAKFRNPDNLNNAAEELGKILPEFQKGASARAIAPYLDIDPQNNRSESYKQFIKGIIKFFS
- a CDS encoding AAA family ATPase; its protein translation is MKIEKLKVKNFKVFHNMEIRDFPNLCVFLGANGSGKTTLFDVFGFLSSALHHNVKHALHQRGGFDEVISRNSTGDIEFELKFRDTPGSPLVTYELSIGLSENKSPIVTKEVLSYRRGSRGRPYRFLDFSRGRGSAIINEAEFAEAKQEFKDQREEQVLESPDILAIKGLGQFKKFKAISTFRRLLENWFVSNFQIQAAQNIEETGLSEHLSRNGNNLAQVTEYIYENHRPIFEQILGKMKKRIPGISEVRATKTIDGRIVLQFKDGTFKDPFISRYVSDGTIKMFAYLILLNDPTPHPLLCVEEPENYLHPELLRELAEEFREYAQQGQVFISTHSPDFVNHLKIEELFWLYKKDGYTQVQRAKDDKVVQNLVKEGDALGYLWTQGYLKGSGIKSLI